The Nitrospira sp. sequence TGCTCCGTCATGAACCATCCGGCGATCGACAATCGGCGATGCCGGCCGGCCATGGAATCCACACGACAGACGCGATGGAATCGAGGCACGGTGAACATCACAAGCGACCCGGGGCGGGGCTCGATACAATCTCTTGGGACAAGGTTGACGGACCCGTCAGTACGATCTACTCGTCGCTCGTAAATGATTAATTCTCCGCCCCAATCGGGCTTCCATTCCTCGTGGAAATACGTGACGACTGCAATGCGGCGCTGCAGCCTTCTGCGGCCTTCGACAAGACGCCCCTGATCCGTGTCATCATGAGTCAAGAGACAATCCCCCGCAGCATACGAATAGTAACTGAATCCCACGTGACGTCCGACGATGTTCGGGAAAGACTCGATACACTCTCGAATGCAGGGAAGCTGTAACCGCGAGAGAAACCGTTCACCCTCCAGCGAACCGATTTCAGCCTTTGCCCAGTTTCCGGAATTGGGAAAGTCATTCCGAACGTTCGGCAGATCGGAGAGACTTTTCCAGACTGCCTGGTTCATCGCTTCCCGAAA is a genomic window containing:
- a CDS encoding 2OG-Fe(II) oxygenase translates to MTVAQSTIEIASLPSFSFQRCPVVVVENFWSAEDRRFFREAMNQAVWKSLSDLPNVRNDFPNSGNWAKAEIGSLEGERFLSRLQLPCIRECIESFPNIVGRHVGFSYYSYAAGDCLLTHDDTDQGRLVEGRRRLQRRIAVVTYFHEEWKPDWGGELIIYERRVDRTDGSVNLVPRDCIEPRPGSLVMFTVPRFHRVCRVDSMAGRHRRLSIAGWFMTEHA